A window of Salvia splendens isolate huo1 chromosome 8, SspV2, whole genome shotgun sequence genomic DNA:
TTTGACAAAAAAGGCAGTTAACTACATACAAGGGCCTTCCCATGATGATCCCTAACAAGCATAGTCATAATATAATACCAGCATAATGTTTGACAAAAAAAAGACTTCAAGACACtaacaaaaaccaacaccatTGTTTAGACTTTTCAGGTTCCCAAACTTGATCACCGCGATTATTCAACCCTGATCCCCGCGACGGCCACAGCGTTGTGGCTGGGTCATGGTCCGAAGTGTGCTAGCCCTAGGACCAGTGGGATTGGTCTACAACAAATAACAAACCGGTCAAATTGACTGCCAATGGTTAggaaatgaaaagtgaaaaattgaTACCGAATACTACCTCTTGGTTTGGCCGCGTAGACCGACATGTGCTAGGTCGTCCCCGACGAGGTAGATTGGTCTGTAACAAACAAACCATTAAAATACAGGCCAACGGGTAGGGAATTCATATAATTGTACTGAATGGTACCTCTTGATTTTGAAACACGTTAGACGACTCAGCCCTGTCACCGCCATCCGTCGTGGGTGGCTCACTGGGCTGTGAACTATATCCAACTTCGGTTCGAGCATCTACACGGGGATCATtggtgcatgttctcctgttatgaCCATCTTGTCCCCACCGACGACATCTGAGTACAAAGGTTCGTCGTAGTGACTTAGGTCCATTCTCATGATGACGAACCCGGGGCTCTTCACGCCTCAGTTTCTTTGGCCGTCTACGCTGTCGCTTTGTCCTCGGGGGCGCCAGTTCAAATCCAACGTCAGAAGTCTTGGGCCAATTATCCATCTCATTGATTGGGTACAGGACATTCTCGTACAGAATCGACATTATGGACCGTAAATAATAGCGGGAGACATAGTCTGATACATCCTTCTCATTCTTGTTGATTGTAGCGATGGCATGAGTGCACGGGATCCCAGTCAGCTGCCATGATCTTCACGAGCAAGTAAATTCACGCATGCTCACTACATATTGGGCTGACAGTCCCGACACTTGGTACGAATCCTCTCCGTTCCATGTTGGTCTCCAAGAAGAAGCCATCACGTACAACTTATCCACAATCTCATTGATAACGGGCGGCAGTGCGTGATAGTATGTCTTGATCCACTGGCCTCTAATCTGAATTCTCTCCATTTGACTCGTCCGGATCTCCTCCAACATGGTGATAATGGCCAACTCTCGAGCAATTGTTATCTTCGAATTAAAGGTCTCGCAGATATTGTTGAGGATAACATCACAACAAACATGTGAAGAGAAATATGTCttcacccatttttcttttGGAGCAACACCGAGTAGGTATTGATGTGCTTGGGGATATATAATCCGCAACGCATCCATCCGCTCCACATACTGTTCGTGGGTTGTACTCGACGCAAGCTCCCATAATATTTCCTTAAAATTCTCCCCGATGAATctcttcttgaagttgttgtataTGTGCTGAACATAGAAGCGATGCTCGCTCTGTGGGAAATCCTCAAGGATGGCTTTTGCAAGACCTTACCAAATTCATGTAACACAACACCCATTAGCACATGTATAAGCCACAACACAAAATCTATAATCACAATCGAACTATTAATCTATATGTCAAATCACAACTaaagtattattatttaaaaaatcacaattacaGTATACACTTTTTACTGAAACCACATTACTCGTACCTTTTGCTGATCAGACATGAAGATGTATCTTGGGGCATTCTCATGTATGTGAAGGTCCTCTGATAGGTAGGCGAGAAACCATTTCCACTGATCATAGCTCTCTGCCTCAGTCACCGCCCATGCAAAAGGCCACCAACCGTTGTTTGGATACTGATCATAGCTCTCTGCCTCAGTCACCGCCCACGCAATAGGCCACCAACCGTTGTTTGGATCAATTCTCATGGCCGTCATAAGTTGGCCTTTGTACATACCTCTCAAGAAACAGACATCCAAGAAGATAATTGGACGGCAAAAACGCATCCAACCATTTTTCAAAGGCCCAATACAACAATAAAACCTCAAGAATCTCTGGCCTACAACTTCAGGATCCCTGAAGTTCTCGCAGTGTATATGCACACTCGAATCAAGGTGTGTCCGTTCCAATTCAGATTGGTAGTATAACAGTCTCCGGTATTGGAGTCCCGCCTTGCCAAAGATACCTTCTAATGCACTGTCTCTTGCGCGATATGCCTTCATCCTACCAACTTTCAGCCCGAACTCCTCATCCACACACTGCCGTATAGCTGCCAATGGAATGTGAGGATTCGCTTTGATTTTCTCCATGTAACGCTCAGCTAGCCACTTGGACGTGAGCCATCTATGATCCAACACTTGCGAGCACGTGTGAGCATGATCTCTCTGCATATTCATTACCACATAATCGGTATTGTTGTGGGTTTCGATCTTCCTTGCATACAAATATCATTCGCATGCCTTGCCTTTACAAATGACACGAAGTCTCTTGCCATCATTTTTGGATACATGTACACGTCGTCTGGTCATAATCGCGTACTGGCGAATGACCTGACAGAAGAAATCTCGATCCTTAAAAATATCACCAGGCTTCCAAATTGGAAGCTCATTGGTCAGTTTGAATGAGGTGTACTTTATACCCTTCTTCTTTAAcccctccaaatcttcaagatCTTGTAGATCTTGTAACTTATCCACTGTTTCTTGCTCACATAGTAGGTTTGTATCCGTCGAGTTCCTTCGTTCCACAACAGGGGAATACTTTCGCCGTTTCTTGGACCCTCCACTGCCCTCCACTGTTCGGTCTCCGCATCCGCACTCCGCTGCTGTTCCTCTTGTTGTTCCGGTTGTAGCTGACATAGGGATTGGTAATAGGATGTAAATAGCTGCTCATCTCGACACATGTTTGCCAAGGAGATAAAATGGCCAACCccatcctcatcatcatcactcgTATATCCCTCATTATGAAGATGACATCCGTCCGGAACATACTCGAAATAAGGACAATAAACATCATATTGGGCAACTTGTTGGGGCACTTCTCCTGCAGTTGGTTCGGCTTCTTCTGAAACTACAGCAGTTGGAGCTGACTCTTGCACAGGGGTGTCAACTTCGGACATGAACTGTTCATGGGTAATGTCCTCAAGAACCGAGAAGAATGAACTGTCAACCCGTATGTCCGCTTGTGGTTGACACCCACCGTCCATGACCGGTTGGTACACATCTTCTAGTACATTGACACCCACAGTTTCATCCTCAACGCATGACGAACCAATTACATCCTACGCAAAATAAAACTGAATCAACACACTGATAAAAGTAATGTAatatccgaaaaaaaaaatgatgttttcttttatttaaggTTTGAATTGTGAATTTCTTGTTTAATACATGGTGTGGAAatcttaattgatttatattatggtTGTGGATGTGATATTATTACCTAAGCTTTTTGCAAATggggttaattaattaagtcatgAATTAAATTACtcctaattaactaattatccctccctccttctctctctttttttttcgaaaaccctccctctctccccactaatttctcaacctcccccactccctcttaaccgattcCTCCCCCTTGTTccaatctttttctctcttcggtctctctcaatctctcatctctctctcgaAGTGTTCTCTCGCCGGTAAGCTCCCTCTTCTTCccctctcggtttttacctttcctcattcactccctctcatcatccaCTTGgattcttcaaggtgttacgctctctcgttgtgaatcggagtcggaagagGAAGTAAATCGTTCGAACTACGGTTGAActctccgggaaaggtaacccaagaccctaactcgtgataatttcgaaaacacatgcatataggacgtttttgAGTTGTTTAGATGCTGTATAGGACTTGTGGTTATGTGTTGTTGTTGAGCATGTTTTGgtagtaactgacagtgggttccgacccctttgtgactgagcaaacgatccccttttggtacgaaattttaactgtataaacttggatgtgtcttctGCGTGGtatgtaaatttcagcttcattgggtgTCGgttgattttattatgatttttgtaaGTGAACTGCGCTTTTCTGATGGATGTATGTTTTTGGGTGATGTATTTATGTGCAATGGGTGTGAATCTGAGTGTGTGGTctttgtgatgtatgtgggtgtgtttggccaagagatggctcggggaaaacagcgtttggttcgggtggtttgtgtgtgttggccgagagttttggggttcggcctagggcagtgttgtggggAGTTTTGAAGGTTTGATCTcatgttttcgggtgtgttttgggtTGTGGAATGTGTGTTGTGAttgtcgtataaggtttgagaatcgttggttgggggaaaGTTTGTGTGCACGTGatcgagccagcggccgagacgccgagccagatgtcgggccaggtgccgagccagtgccgagacaggtgccgcgccaggtgccgagccagatgccgagacaggtgccgagccagatgccgagacaggtgccgagccaatgccgagacaggtgccgcgccaggtgccgagccagatgccgagacagacgccgagccagtgccgagccacgcggccgagacggtcggccgaggtgccgagccaggcggccgagacggtcggccgaggtgccgagccaggcggccgagacggtcggccgaggtgccgagccaggcggccgagacagtcggccgaggtgccgagccaggcagccgagacggtcggccgagacaccgagcctggcggcgagacagccggccgaggtgccgagccaggcggccgagacaccgagccaggccgagacgccgatcctttttccgaaccttttccgagccaagtgagtcGTTTGCACAGTGAGGGTATGCCGGGGGTATGAGTGTtgcgtgtgtgtcgtgtgcgcgtcttgagtacgttgtatgcgtgtcgggtgcgtgcgtggtgtgtttcggacgtgtgtttttgtgtgattgacttataagatgttgttaagtgtgcgtacgtgtaacgtgctagatgtcgaagtcatccacgtaggattcatgcattgtcgtttaaaccccGTCTTTCCTGATTCTAATTATGAtacttatttatctttcaaaagggtgatcttttacgaggaaattgtggttgaagaaggaaactgtttaaaagctaagcaatcgaggtgggcttttctaccctactattttgtgggttatttTTTCTACGGacgctgttccggaaatgtttatggaggtgaactgtttgtcttgccaactgttttgttttgaaacctatctgaagtggtttaccacatatgtttaatcgaattcgggtctgttgggctgcgaaccctcaggctagtgtacacgagatcgggagccatctgagagcaagttggccggtctagttgacctggggtgtggccacgccccttgtcacccgttggatcagatagtgtatgatggtgggaataagggtggcaatatctgaaaatgactgcgcagtcgaatttatgaaatatgttttagtgtacttggttattttctttacacttaaaaccccaaggttacactgttatggcatgacaaactatgattttggcgtgtgtccactgagtgcaataagtactcagccctgcatgttgtttttcttaatgtgcaggttgagcgacgatggggatgacggatgttgagcaattaaagtcaaaattgtgtttttactttgccttttggatggtgtcgtgtcgtcatacccggcattatctatctcttggtcttttccgctgctttgtaatccgatacaatgttttcatttaaactctgtttactttaactttagaaatgtcgctacagtactttgttttgaagtgaacttcctctaattaaacgttttcgggtcaagtattcttgttctcccctttcttccccgcttctttattcctcccctagtcgcggtccaccgtacttcctatccttaggaaatgcgggcgtgacagagtggtatcagagcctaggttttctttctgctctggatccaagagtctttttctgttttgagtaagttttcaaaagtgtcattggctcaacatccgactcatcgcactcaacctgaaatgcggtaatgaaaattttgaatttttggaaagtatatggaagtggaggaaattgtgattttgggttttgaaaatgatttttggaaagtaagtaaatattgatgcatgtggaagggtacaaagtgatgtgaaaagtggaaattgtttgaattatgaactgttatggtgtattatgaactgttattgtgtgtcgaATGTACATGAAAGCATGTGACTGATGTGTGACGATATggtgacgtgaatgttgatgtgagcttttatgtgagtatgtgttggccttttgaatgtttgaacttagacgtgataggatttcactagtgcttcttgtacctatagtagataaggacttatggcctttgaacaccagcgggcttGAACAGCGATACgtctgcatacacatatctctctcttcttcggttatgcaccCTGTTTTTATATGCGAGGcgattgtttctgtttttctatagatggcgcgtatgttccgaaccccgcgacggagtgatcgtgatagacttagggcacagagggtgctcagagagTATAGAGTGTATCGAAAGAAGGATCACATACCGTTGATTGAGTTCGTAGcgcacttcgacaccctctggagggcagctcaggagttcggagtgacagagcttgacggcattgagaagctaatagaattgctccctgacagctggaaggagtgggctgaaagaacggcgaggaggtacacgtggcatgagcccgttaccgatgacatggtgggcgacatggctggctttcggaaggccgtgtattgtgcactggtagactctcgagaggagcagcccccacaggatgtgcaagaagggatcgtgtatcaggacaagtacgtgagtatgtacgaggatgagcaagggtttgaagatgactatgaggaggaacccgaggaggctccgcaagggaactccgaggaggacgatgacgaagacccggaggaagggcctatggatgaggatgatcgagtcgtagtctagaaatAGAATAGTTGATGTCTTgttagttttgtttttagtacGATCTGCTCTTGGGAATCAACGTTTGACctcctttcttttaatgagaatttgattttgatatatatcctatgtgttgcatcttactacttgaagattatgagaaaattttgagaaagtggtaattttggatgagaattgtagtaacactttttggattttgaatcagaatgccgccaagacgtgaaCGCCGCCCACAACAAGGACCCAACGctgaggcaccacctccaccaccacctccaccaccacctccacccccgcctcagcaagaaagattcata
This region includes:
- the LOC121745811 gene encoding uncharacterized protein LOC121745811, coding for MNMQRDHAHTCSQVLDHRWLTSKWLAERYMEKIKANPHIPLAAIRQCVDEEFGLKVGRMKAYRARDSALEGIFGKAGLQYRRLLYYQSELERTHLDSSVHIHCENFRDPEVVGQRFLRFYCCIGPLKNGWMRFCRPIIFLDVCFLRGMYKGQLMTAMRIDPNNGWWPIAWAVTEAESYDQYPNNGWWPFAWAVTEAESYDQWKWFLAYLSEDLHIHENAPRYIFMSDQQKSEHRFYVQHIYNNFKKRFIGENFKEILWELASSTTHEQYVERMDALRIIYPQAHQYLLGVAPKEKWVKTYFSSHVCCDVILNNICETFNSKITIARELAIITMLEEIRTSQMERIQIRGQWIKTYYHALPPVINEIVDKLYVMASSWRPTWNGEDSYQVSGLSWQLTGIPCTHAIATINKNEKDVSDYVSRYYLRSIMSILYENVLYPINEMDNWPKTSDVGFELAPPRTKRQRRRPKKLRREEPRVRHHENGPKSLRRTFVLRCRRWGQDGHNRRTCTNDPRVDARTEVGYSSQPSEPPTTDGGDRAESSNVFQNQEVPFSTII